A region from the Silene latifolia isolate original U9 population chromosome 7, ASM4854445v1, whole genome shotgun sequence genome encodes:
- the LOC141590292 gene encoding uncharacterized protein LOC141590292, giving the protein MCILRSFATFSSASRLNLNKSKSEIYFNGVQNGTVENIIQFSGFHRGALPFKHLGVPISSKKLTKEQGLKLTDKIVARIRGYGARYLSYAGRVTLVNSVLSTLHSYWAIIFLIPYGIMNKINAICMNYLWSGKADYKKAPNIRWDICCLPKTEGGLGIKESKSWNKALLGKYVWWLAKKKDHLWVRWVSHVYMKGKNWTDYKAPLDSSWSWRRINYIMQLFKQAYTNNRWHNTDVSYNVADGYDWLRNRQSKVQWRYLCWNSLNVPKCAFIYWAIMHSKLLTKDRLLRMGVPVTVDCEICGVQLETHQHLFIECAFTQTCSTILQQRLRVRIRLQDLVGWYSDGRTATKLQKRFIGACHISLMYEIWKVRNEARVHGYVRSPSTIVEHVLGSIKSRCLKKNYSTLSRKDQT; this is encoded by the coding sequence ATGTGTATTTTAAGGAGTTTTGCTACTTTTTCTTCTGCCTCAAGACTGAATCTCAACAAATCTAAATCTGAAATTTACTTCAATGGGGTCCAGAATGGTACTGTTGAGAATATCATCCAGTTTTCTGGCTTTCATAGGGGTGCACTTCCTTTTAAACACCTGGGGGTGCCAATCTCTTCCAAGAAACTAACAAAGGAACAAGGCTTGAAGCTAACTGATAAGATTGTGGCCAGAATCAGGGGATATGGAGCCAGATACTTGTCATATGCAGGAAGAGTTACATTGGTTAATTCTGTTCTGAGCACATTACATTCCTATTGGGCTATTATATTCCTGATTCCCTATGGCATCATGAACAAGATAAATGCTATTTGCATGAACTACTTATGGAGTGGGAAAGCTGATTACAAAAAAGCTCCTAATATTAGGTGGGATATCTGTTGCCTTCCCAAAACTGAGGGTGGACTTGGTATTAAAGAGTCCAAGAGCTGGAATAAGGCTTTGCTAGGTAAGTATGTGTGGTGGCTTGCAAAAAAGAAAGATCATCTTTGGGTTCGTTGGGTGAgtcatgtgtatatgaaaggcAAGAATTGGACGGATTACAAAGCACCTCTTGACAGTAGCTGGTCATGGAGGCGAATTAATTACATAATGCAACTTTTTAAGCAAGCATATACCAACAATAGATGGCATAATACTGATGTGTCTTACAATGTGGCTGATGGATATGATTGGCTTAGAAATCGGCAGTCTAAGGTGCAATGGAGATACCTGTGCTGGAATTCTCTCAATGTGCCTAAATGTGCATTTATCTACTGGGCTATTATGCATTCTAAGCTATTGACCAAAGACAGACTTTTGAGGATGGGGGTACCAGTTACAGTtgattgtgagatttgtggagtGCAGCTTGAAACTCATCAGCATTTGTTTATTGAGTGTGCTTTTACTCAGACTTGCAGCACTATTCTTCAGCAGAGGTTGAGAGTCAGAATTAGATTGCAGGACCTGGTTGGATGGTACTCTGATGGTCGTACTGCTACTAAATTGCAGAAAAGATTTATAGGAGCATGCCATATATCTCTTATGTATGAGATTTGGAAGGTAAGAAATGAAGCTAGGGTGCATGGTTATGTAAGGAGCCCGAGTACTATTGTGGAACATGTACTGGGAAGCATCAAAAGTAGGTGCTTAAAGAAGAACTATAGCACTCTCAGCAGGAAGGATCAGACCTAG